In the genome of Entelurus aequoreus isolate RoL-2023_Sb linkage group LG15, RoL_Eaeq_v1.1, whole genome shotgun sequence, one region contains:
- the LOC133629986 gene encoding uncharacterized protein LOC133629986 isoform X2, with protein sequence MNRDIAVVPSGWYDDRMVFWPSYKNTDRIERAALNEEQHEPNWPRFDVSVVRTCDNYKDALKIMQQYGKGCNTSDLQSEAENEELPEKRNRKPVHRLGDSDDSEEDPGNSDLTSLGLASQLHRQTPPSRRVPARVMSTCQLDSSTGDNFLAPHHGEGRIHMPSPAPALNMQSYTRNGSPSSTPSTPLTSSPQHVADPGAWIQPGLQANMARGKNGRQHFLLCA encoded by the exons atgaacagggacattgcggttgtcccaagtggatggtatgatgataggatggttttctggcccagctataaaaacaccgacagaattgaaagggccgctttaaatgaggagcagcatgagccaaactggccaagatttgacgtttctgttgtccgaacttgtg acaactacaaagacgcattaaaaataatgcaacaatatggaaagggctgcaacacctcagacctgcaatctgaggcagagaacgaggagctgccagaaaaaaggaacaggaagccagt ccatcgtctcggggactcagatgatagcgaagaagacccgggaaatagtgacctcacatctctggggttggcaagccaattgcacaggcaga ctccaccgtctcgccgagtgccagcaagagtcatgagtacttgtcaacttgactcctcaactggagataactttctag cacctcaccatggggaaggacgcattcatatgccttcaccagcacctgcattaaacatgcagagttacacaag gaacggcagtccctcctcgactccctccacccccctcaccagcagccctcaacatgtggcagacccaggagcctggatccagcctggcctacaggccaacatggcgagggggaagaatggccgacaacatttcctgctctg cgcctga
- the LOC133629986 gene encoding uncharacterized protein K02A2.6-like isoform X1 has product MMLDHIKAETLKDDILQQVGAHIKNNSWHTITDKVPHAVTLQQYRHVRNELTLSASEDLILRGCRIVIPSSLQRHVLELAHEGHQGIAKTKVLLREKVWFPGIDQQAETIIKTCLACQANTPVTRTEPLKMSKLPESPWHSVSADFYGPLPSGEYLMVIVDDYTRYPVVDILHAISSSVVIPRMDNIFSMFGIPRVVKTDNGPPFNGSQFSQFAQHMGFHHRKITPLWPQANATAERFMRTIGKVIRIAPMQGIPWKQQINIFLREYRATPHCTTGRSPAELMFQRRMNTKIPSACSATISADEEVRKRDTEEKAKMKYRSDEQRHAAPSYIKPGDIVQVHNTVQQGTPHSH; this is encoded by the coding sequence ATGATGCTGGACCACATcaaagcagagacactgaaagaTGACATTCTGCAACAGGTCGGTGCACATATTAAGAACAATTCATGGCACACAATCACTGACAAAGTGCCGCATGCTGTTACACTTCAGCAGTACAGACATGTCAGAAATGAACTCACACTGTCAGCAAGCGAGGACCTCATACTCAGAGGCTGTAGAATTGTAATTCCATCATCTCTACAACGCCATGTCCTTGAACTTGCTCACGAAGGCCATCAAGGCATTGCCAAGACAAAGGTATTGCTCAGAGAAAAAGTGTGGTTTCCAGGCATTGATCAACAAGCAGAGACAATCATCAAAACCTGTCTAGCCTGTCAGGCTAACACTCCAGTCACCAGGACTGAGCCACTCAAAATGTCCAAGCTACCGGAGTCACCATGGCATTCAGTAAGTGCAGATTTCTATGGACCTCTCCCATCCGGAGAATACCTGATGGTGATTGTAGATGACTACACACGGTATCCAGTAGTGGACATTCTACATGCAATTTCGTCTAGTGTGGTGATACCCCGCATGGATAACATCTTCTCAATGTTTGGGATACCACGTGTCGTGAAGACAGACAATGGACCTCCATTTAATggttcccagttttcccagtttGCTCAACACATGGGATTCCATCACAGAAAAATAACACCACTTTGGCCACAAGCAAATGCGACAGCAGAAAGATTCATGCGTACGATTGGGAAGGTGATTCGTATCGCTCCGATGCAAGGCATCCCATGGAAGCAACAAATAAACATCTTCTTACGTGAGTACCGAGCTACACCACACTGCACGACAGGAAGATCTCCGGCCGAGTTGATGTTCCAACGACGCATGAATACAAAGATACCATCAGCCTGCTCAGCAACCATTAGTGCTGATGAAGAAGTGCGTAAAAGGGACACTGAGGAAAAAGCCAAAATGAAGTACCGTTCTGATGAGCAACGACATGCAGCACCATCTTACATCAAGCCAGGTGACATTGTGCAAGTTCACAACACCGTACAGCAAGGAACCCCTCACAGTCACTAA